Proteins encoded by one window of Haematobia irritans isolate KBUSLIRL chromosome 2, ASM5000362v1, whole genome shotgun sequence:
- the LOC142223154 gene encoding uncharacterized protein LOC142223154 isoform X6, with protein MTLNSSSSSKDQTISEDIKMQEYTKVRPGSARYKLLKDLQHTNLSNDATLNKDDTLDLERKNKSARKKEYQEELIQQIEEKRRSIELLKEKEREQERILTRRLQEQLKTIKLEEQLEMERIKASEFRFKAEQNRHMRKHILTKLENDSKLLEADRKIDKENVRNWNENNVYKYFSNSAKTSLTSPRDELGQSDFFRKEMECFHLSEKICPICDNPLKELRHFCLRCQSIITFPTHISDDEDIATKQQKINIHEFNGSCDAGGCEKSFRRERGSKVFACNKCDRVYDICPQCLKKDDFCSACSIKKKVCMHCRTNLCSFCLGELAVGKNAENHHINEKSNSITEPMFQISANDGADAVGAGTSMPTISENNLSGCYEENSSNHLNAGSRISQQETAHFFTNNIVGPDLISIHQKNSKNALGNIDVMDNFIENDMKKLRQSTDLRLLNYFKNYKDLAHLSHAREYGTTGFGSEKLSIPILCEMPKMIRKGNSKPNKHFSNLKQRWDVPAVQSITISPSSPKVVTQLGAIRKQLQANTLFFDDTD; from the exons ATG acGTTAAATTCATCAAGCAGCTCGAAAGACCAAACAATTTCTGAAGACATTAAAATGCAAGAGTATACCAAAG TTCGACCTGGGTCTGCCCGCTACAAACTTTTAAAAGATTTGCAACATACAAATCTCTCGAACGATGCTACCCTGAATAAGGATGATACTTTGGATTTAGAAAGAAAG AATAAATCGGCAAGAAAAAAGGAATATCAGGAGGAACTTATTCAACAAATAGAGGAGAAAAGACGATCAATTGAGTTGCTTAAAGAAAAGGAGCGTGAACAAGAACGGATACTAACGCG GCGATTACAGGAGCAGCTGAAAACTATTAAGTTGGAAGAACAATTAGAAATGGAAAGAATTAAAGCCTCTGAG tttcgttTTAAAGCTGAGCAAAACCGGCACATGAGGAAGCATATATTGACAAAGCTGGAGAATGACTCAAAGTTATTAGAAGCCGATAGAAAAATAGACAAGGAGAATGTTCGAAATTGGAACGAAAATAACGTCTATAAATATTTCAGTAATTCGGCAAAAACATCATTAACATCACCGCGAGATGAGTTGGGCCAGTCCGATTTCTTCAGAAAGGAAATGGAATGCTTTCACTTGAGCGAGAAAATTTGCCCAATATGTGATAACCCTTTGAAAGAACTTCGACATTTTTGTCTCCGCTGCCAAAGTATAATCACATTTCCTACACATATTTCGGATGACGAAGACATTGCTACAAAAcagcaaaaaataaatatacatgAATTTAACGGTTCATGCGACGCTGGTGGGTGCGAAAAATCATTCAGAAGGGAACGAGGAAGTAAAGTCTTTGCATGTAATAAGTGTGACCGTGTTTACGATATATGCCCCCAATGTTTAAAGAAAGATGATTTCTGCAGTGCTTgtagcattaaaaaaaaagtctgtATGCATTGCCGAACCAATTTGTGCTCATTTTGTTTGGGTGAATTGGCGGTTGGAAAAAATGCAGAAAATCACCACATCAATGAAAAATCGAATTCCATT ACAGAACCTATGTTTCAAATAAGCGCCAATGATGGAGCGGATGCAGTAGGTGCAGGGACATCAATGCCAACAATTTCGGAAAATAATCTAAGCGGATGTTACGAAGAAAACTCATCAAATCATTTAAATGCCGGAAGCAGAATAAGCCAACAGGAAACTGCACACTTTTTTACAAATAACATCGTTGGACCGGATTTAATAAGTATACACCAGAAGAATTCAAAAAACGCTCTTGGAAATATAGATGTTATGgataacttcattgaaaatgacATGAAAAAGCTAAGGCAGAGCACTGACTTACGCcttttgaattattttaaaaactataAAGATTTGGCTCACCTTTCCCATGCACGTGAATATGGGACTACCGGTTTTGGTAGTGAAAAATTGTCAATACCAATATTATGTGAAATGCCGAAAATGATAAGGAAAGGAAACTCGAAGCctaacaaacatttttcaaatctaAAACAGCGATGGGAC gtcCCTGCGGTACAATCAATTACCATATCGCCATCATCTCCAAAAGTTGTAACTCAACTTGGTGCTATTAGAAAGCAACTACAAGCTAATACGTTGTTCTTTGATGATACTGACTGA
- the LOC142223154 gene encoding uncharacterized protein LOC142223154 isoform X2, which yields MCWMCKKMKMLQSFLIVDDMEQWVSDTFYSYFPGFNNEYQRNNYRHSTLNQKTLNSSSSSKDQTISEDIKMQEYTKVRPGSARYKLLKDLQHTNLSNDATLNKDDTLDLERKNKSARKKEYQEELIQQIEEKRRSIELLKEKEREQERILTRRLQEQLKTIKLEEQLEMERIKASEFRFKAEQNRHMRKHILTKLENDSKLLEADRKIDKENVRNWNENNVYKYFSNSAKTSLTSPRDELGQSDFFRKEMECFHLSEKICPICDNPLKELRHFCLRCQSIITFPTHISDDEDIATKQQKINIHEFNGSCDAGGCEKSFRRERGSKVFACNKCDRVYDICPQCLKKDDFCSACSIKKKVCMHCRTNLCSFCLGELAVGKNAENHHINEKSNSITEPMFQISANDGADAVGAGTSMPTISENNLSGCYEENSSNHLNAGSRISQQETAHFFTNNIVGPDLISIHQKNSKNALGNIDVMDNFIENDMKKLRQSTDLRLLNYFKNYKDLAHLSHAREYGTTGFGSEKLSIPILCEMPKMIRKGNSKPNKHFSNLKQRWDVPAVQSITISPSSPKVVTQLGAIRKQLQANTLFFDDTD from the exons ATGTGTTGGATgtgcaaaaaaatgaaaatgttgcAGAGTTTTCTCATTGtt GATGATATGGAGCAATGGGTATCGGATACGTTCTACTCTTACTTCCCAGGATTTAACAACGAGTATCAAAGAAATAATTACCGTCATtcaactttaaatcaaaaa acGTTAAATTCATCAAGCAGCTCGAAAGACCAAACAATTTCTGAAGACATTAAAATGCAAGAGTATACCAAAG TTCGACCTGGGTCTGCCCGCTACAAACTTTTAAAAGATTTGCAACATACAAATCTCTCGAACGATGCTACCCTGAATAAGGATGATACTTTGGATTTAGAAAGAAAG AATAAATCGGCAAGAAAAAAGGAATATCAGGAGGAACTTATTCAACAAATAGAGGAGAAAAGACGATCAATTGAGTTGCTTAAAGAAAAGGAGCGTGAACAAGAACGGATACTAACGCG GCGATTACAGGAGCAGCTGAAAACTATTAAGTTGGAAGAACAATTAGAAATGGAAAGAATTAAAGCCTCTGAG tttcgttTTAAAGCTGAGCAAAACCGGCACATGAGGAAGCATATATTGACAAAGCTGGAGAATGACTCAAAGTTATTAGAAGCCGATAGAAAAATAGACAAGGAGAATGTTCGAAATTGGAACGAAAATAACGTCTATAAATATTTCAGTAATTCGGCAAAAACATCATTAACATCACCGCGAGATGAGTTGGGCCAGTCCGATTTCTTCAGAAAGGAAATGGAATGCTTTCACTTGAGCGAGAAAATTTGCCCAATATGTGATAACCCTTTGAAAGAACTTCGACATTTTTGTCTCCGCTGCCAAAGTATAATCACATTTCCTACACATATTTCGGATGACGAAGACATTGCTACAAAAcagcaaaaaataaatatacatgAATTTAACGGTTCATGCGACGCTGGTGGGTGCGAAAAATCATTCAGAAGGGAACGAGGAAGTAAAGTCTTTGCATGTAATAAGTGTGACCGTGTTTACGATATATGCCCCCAATGTTTAAAGAAAGATGATTTCTGCAGTGCTTgtagcattaaaaaaaaagtctgtATGCATTGCCGAACCAATTTGTGCTCATTTTGTTTGGGTGAATTGGCGGTTGGAAAAAATGCAGAAAATCACCACATCAATGAAAAATCGAATTCCATT ACAGAACCTATGTTTCAAATAAGCGCCAATGATGGAGCGGATGCAGTAGGTGCAGGGACATCAATGCCAACAATTTCGGAAAATAATCTAAGCGGATGTTACGAAGAAAACTCATCAAATCATTTAAATGCCGGAAGCAGAATAAGCCAACAGGAAACTGCACACTTTTTTACAAATAACATCGTTGGACCGGATTTAATAAGTATACACCAGAAGAATTCAAAAAACGCTCTTGGAAATATAGATGTTATGgataacttcattgaaaatgacATGAAAAAGCTAAGGCAGAGCACTGACTTACGCcttttgaattattttaaaaactataAAGATTTGGCTCACCTTTCCCATGCACGTGAATATGGGACTACCGGTTTTGGTAGTGAAAAATTGTCAATACCAATATTATGTGAAATGCCGAAAATGATAAGGAAAGGAAACTCGAAGCctaacaaacatttttcaaatctaAAACAGCGATGGGAC gtcCCTGCGGTACAATCAATTACCATATCGCCATCATCTCCAAAAGTTGTAACTCAACTTGGTGCTATTAGAAAGCAACTACAAGCTAATACGTTGTTCTTTGATGATACTGACTGA
- the LOC142223154 gene encoding uncharacterized protein LOC142223154 isoform X11 encodes MEQWVSDTFYSYFPGFNNEYQRNNYRHSTLNQKNKSARKKEYQEELIQQIEEKRRSIELLKEKEREQERILTRRLQEQLKTIKLEEQLEMERIKASEFRFKAEQNRHMRKHILTKLENDSKLLEADRKIDKENVRNWNENNVYKYFSNSAKTSLTSPRDELGQSDFFRKEMECFHLSEKICPICDNPLKELRHFCLRCQSIITFPTHISDDEDIATKQQKINIHEFNGSCDAGGCEKSFRRERGSKVFACNKCDRVYDICPQCLKKDDFCSACSIKKKVCMHCRTNLCSFCLGELAVGKNAENHHINEKSNSITEPMFQISANDGADAVGAGTSMPTISENNLSGCYEENSSNHLNAGSRISQQETAHFFTNNIVGPDLISIHQKNSKNALGNIDVMDNFIENDMKKLRQSTDLRLLNYFKNYKDLAHLSHAREYGTTGFGSEKLSIPILCEMPKMIRKGNSKPNKHFSNLKQRWDVPAVQSITISPSSPKVVTQLGAIRKQLQANTLFFDDTD; translated from the exons ATGGAGCAATGGGTATCGGATACGTTCTACTCTTACTTCCCAGGATTTAACAACGAGTATCAAAGAAATAATTACCGTCATtcaactttaaatcaaaaa AATAAATCGGCAAGAAAAAAGGAATATCAGGAGGAACTTATTCAACAAATAGAGGAGAAAAGACGATCAATTGAGTTGCTTAAAGAAAAGGAGCGTGAACAAGAACGGATACTAACGCG GCGATTACAGGAGCAGCTGAAAACTATTAAGTTGGAAGAACAATTAGAAATGGAAAGAATTAAAGCCTCTGAG tttcgttTTAAAGCTGAGCAAAACCGGCACATGAGGAAGCATATATTGACAAAGCTGGAGAATGACTCAAAGTTATTAGAAGCCGATAGAAAAATAGACAAGGAGAATGTTCGAAATTGGAACGAAAATAACGTCTATAAATATTTCAGTAATTCGGCAAAAACATCATTAACATCACCGCGAGATGAGTTGGGCCAGTCCGATTTCTTCAGAAAGGAAATGGAATGCTTTCACTTGAGCGAGAAAATTTGCCCAATATGTGATAACCCTTTGAAAGAACTTCGACATTTTTGTCTCCGCTGCCAAAGTATAATCACATTTCCTACACATATTTCGGATGACGAAGACATTGCTACAAAAcagcaaaaaataaatatacatgAATTTAACGGTTCATGCGACGCTGGTGGGTGCGAAAAATCATTCAGAAGGGAACGAGGAAGTAAAGTCTTTGCATGTAATAAGTGTGACCGTGTTTACGATATATGCCCCCAATGTTTAAAGAAAGATGATTTCTGCAGTGCTTgtagcattaaaaaaaaagtctgtATGCATTGCCGAACCAATTTGTGCTCATTTTGTTTGGGTGAATTGGCGGTTGGAAAAAATGCAGAAAATCACCACATCAATGAAAAATCGAATTCCATT ACAGAACCTATGTTTCAAATAAGCGCCAATGATGGAGCGGATGCAGTAGGTGCAGGGACATCAATGCCAACAATTTCGGAAAATAATCTAAGCGGATGTTACGAAGAAAACTCATCAAATCATTTAAATGCCGGAAGCAGAATAAGCCAACAGGAAACTGCACACTTTTTTACAAATAACATCGTTGGACCGGATTTAATAAGTATACACCAGAAGAATTCAAAAAACGCTCTTGGAAATATAGATGTTATGgataacttcattgaaaatgacATGAAAAAGCTAAGGCAGAGCACTGACTTACGCcttttgaattattttaaaaactataAAGATTTGGCTCACCTTTCCCATGCACGTGAATATGGGACTACCGGTTTTGGTAGTGAAAAATTGTCAATACCAATATTATGTGAAATGCCGAAAATGATAAGGAAAGGAAACTCGAAGCctaacaaacatttttcaaatctaAAACAGCGATGGGAC gtcCCTGCGGTACAATCAATTACCATATCGCCATCATCTCCAAAAGTTGTAACTCAACTTGGTGCTATTAGAAAGCAACTACAAGCTAATACGTTGTTCTTTGATGATACTGACTGA
- the LOC142223154 gene encoding uncharacterized protein LOC142223154 isoform X9 — MQEYTKVRPGSARYKLLKDLQHTNLSNDATLNKDDTLDLERKNKSARKKEYQEELIQQIEEKRRSIELLKEKEREQERILTRRLQEQLKTIKLEEQLEMERIKASEFRFKAEQNRHMRKHILTKLENDSKLLEADRKIDKENVRNWNENNVYKYFSNSAKTSLTSPRDELGQSDFFRKEMECFHLSEKICPICDNPLKELRHFCLRCQSIITFPTHISDDEDIATKQQKINIHEFNGSCDAGGCEKSFRRERGSKVFACNKCDRVYDICPQCLKKDDFCSACSIKKKVCMHCRTNLCSFCLGELAVGKNAENHHINEKSNSITEPMFQISANDGADAVGAGTSMPTISENNLSGCYEENSSNHLNAGSRISQQETAHFFTNNIVGPDLISIHQKNSKNALGNIDVMDNFIENDMKKLRQSTDLRLLNYFKNYKDLAHLSHAREYGTTGFGSEKLSIPILCEMPKMIRKGNSKPNKHFSNLKQRWDVPAVQSITISPSSPKVVTQLGAIRKQLQANTLFFDDTD; from the exons ATGCAAGAGTATACCAAAG TTCGACCTGGGTCTGCCCGCTACAAACTTTTAAAAGATTTGCAACATACAAATCTCTCGAACGATGCTACCCTGAATAAGGATGATACTTTGGATTTAGAAAGAAAG AATAAATCGGCAAGAAAAAAGGAATATCAGGAGGAACTTATTCAACAAATAGAGGAGAAAAGACGATCAATTGAGTTGCTTAAAGAAAAGGAGCGTGAACAAGAACGGATACTAACGCG GCGATTACAGGAGCAGCTGAAAACTATTAAGTTGGAAGAACAATTAGAAATGGAAAGAATTAAAGCCTCTGAG tttcgttTTAAAGCTGAGCAAAACCGGCACATGAGGAAGCATATATTGACAAAGCTGGAGAATGACTCAAAGTTATTAGAAGCCGATAGAAAAATAGACAAGGAGAATGTTCGAAATTGGAACGAAAATAACGTCTATAAATATTTCAGTAATTCGGCAAAAACATCATTAACATCACCGCGAGATGAGTTGGGCCAGTCCGATTTCTTCAGAAAGGAAATGGAATGCTTTCACTTGAGCGAGAAAATTTGCCCAATATGTGATAACCCTTTGAAAGAACTTCGACATTTTTGTCTCCGCTGCCAAAGTATAATCACATTTCCTACACATATTTCGGATGACGAAGACATTGCTACAAAAcagcaaaaaataaatatacatgAATTTAACGGTTCATGCGACGCTGGTGGGTGCGAAAAATCATTCAGAAGGGAACGAGGAAGTAAAGTCTTTGCATGTAATAAGTGTGACCGTGTTTACGATATATGCCCCCAATGTTTAAAGAAAGATGATTTCTGCAGTGCTTgtagcattaaaaaaaaagtctgtATGCATTGCCGAACCAATTTGTGCTCATTTTGTTTGGGTGAATTGGCGGTTGGAAAAAATGCAGAAAATCACCACATCAATGAAAAATCGAATTCCATT ACAGAACCTATGTTTCAAATAAGCGCCAATGATGGAGCGGATGCAGTAGGTGCAGGGACATCAATGCCAACAATTTCGGAAAATAATCTAAGCGGATGTTACGAAGAAAACTCATCAAATCATTTAAATGCCGGAAGCAGAATAAGCCAACAGGAAACTGCACACTTTTTTACAAATAACATCGTTGGACCGGATTTAATAAGTATACACCAGAAGAATTCAAAAAACGCTCTTGGAAATATAGATGTTATGgataacttcattgaaaatgacATGAAAAAGCTAAGGCAGAGCACTGACTTACGCcttttgaattattttaaaaactataAAGATTTGGCTCACCTTTCCCATGCACGTGAATATGGGACTACCGGTTTTGGTAGTGAAAAATTGTCAATACCAATATTATGTGAAATGCCGAAAATGATAAGGAAAGGAAACTCGAAGCctaacaaacatttttcaaatctaAAACAGCGATGGGAC gtcCCTGCGGTACAATCAATTACCATATCGCCATCATCTCCAAAAGTTGTAACTCAACTTGGTGCTATTAGAAAGCAACTACAAGCTAATACGTTGTTCTTTGATGATACTGACTGA
- the LOC142223154 gene encoding uncharacterized protein LOC142223154 isoform X5, with translation MNKYEAGIKPKAHLIVGGATKKKTLNSSSSSKDQTISEDIKMQEYTKVRPGSARYKLLKDLQHTNLSNDATLNKDDTLDLERKNKSARKKEYQEELIQQIEEKRRSIELLKEKEREQERILTRRLQEQLKTIKLEEQLEMERIKASEFRFKAEQNRHMRKHILTKLENDSKLLEADRKIDKENVRNWNENNVYKYFSNSAKTSLTSPRDELGQSDFFRKEMECFHLSEKICPICDNPLKELRHFCLRCQSIITFPTHISDDEDIATKQQKINIHEFNGSCDAGGCEKSFRRERGSKVFACNKCDRVYDICPQCLKKDDFCSACSIKKKVCMHCRTNLCSFCLGELAVGKNAENHHINEKSNSITEPMFQISANDGADAVGAGTSMPTISENNLSGCYEENSSNHLNAGSRISQQETAHFFTNNIVGPDLISIHQKNSKNALGNIDVMDNFIENDMKKLRQSTDLRLLNYFKNYKDLAHLSHAREYGTTGFGSEKLSIPILCEMPKMIRKGNSKPNKHFSNLKQRWDVPAVQSITISPSSPKVVTQLGAIRKQLQANTLFFDDTD, from the exons ATGAACAAATATGAGGCTGGAATCAAACCtaaagcacatttaattgtgggTGGCGCAACGAAGAAAAAG acGTTAAATTCATCAAGCAGCTCGAAAGACCAAACAATTTCTGAAGACATTAAAATGCAAGAGTATACCAAAG TTCGACCTGGGTCTGCCCGCTACAAACTTTTAAAAGATTTGCAACATACAAATCTCTCGAACGATGCTACCCTGAATAAGGATGATACTTTGGATTTAGAAAGAAAG AATAAATCGGCAAGAAAAAAGGAATATCAGGAGGAACTTATTCAACAAATAGAGGAGAAAAGACGATCAATTGAGTTGCTTAAAGAAAAGGAGCGTGAACAAGAACGGATACTAACGCG GCGATTACAGGAGCAGCTGAAAACTATTAAGTTGGAAGAACAATTAGAAATGGAAAGAATTAAAGCCTCTGAG tttcgttTTAAAGCTGAGCAAAACCGGCACATGAGGAAGCATATATTGACAAAGCTGGAGAATGACTCAAAGTTATTAGAAGCCGATAGAAAAATAGACAAGGAGAATGTTCGAAATTGGAACGAAAATAACGTCTATAAATATTTCAGTAATTCGGCAAAAACATCATTAACATCACCGCGAGATGAGTTGGGCCAGTCCGATTTCTTCAGAAAGGAAATGGAATGCTTTCACTTGAGCGAGAAAATTTGCCCAATATGTGATAACCCTTTGAAAGAACTTCGACATTTTTGTCTCCGCTGCCAAAGTATAATCACATTTCCTACACATATTTCGGATGACGAAGACATTGCTACAAAAcagcaaaaaataaatatacatgAATTTAACGGTTCATGCGACGCTGGTGGGTGCGAAAAATCATTCAGAAGGGAACGAGGAAGTAAAGTCTTTGCATGTAATAAGTGTGACCGTGTTTACGATATATGCCCCCAATGTTTAAAGAAAGATGATTTCTGCAGTGCTTgtagcattaaaaaaaaagtctgtATGCATTGCCGAACCAATTTGTGCTCATTTTGTTTGGGTGAATTGGCGGTTGGAAAAAATGCAGAAAATCACCACATCAATGAAAAATCGAATTCCATT ACAGAACCTATGTTTCAAATAAGCGCCAATGATGGAGCGGATGCAGTAGGTGCAGGGACATCAATGCCAACAATTTCGGAAAATAATCTAAGCGGATGTTACGAAGAAAACTCATCAAATCATTTAAATGCCGGAAGCAGAATAAGCCAACAGGAAACTGCACACTTTTTTACAAATAACATCGTTGGACCGGATTTAATAAGTATACACCAGAAGAATTCAAAAAACGCTCTTGGAAATATAGATGTTATGgataacttcattgaaaatgacATGAAAAAGCTAAGGCAGAGCACTGACTTACGCcttttgaattattttaaaaactataAAGATTTGGCTCACCTTTCCCATGCACGTGAATATGGGACTACCGGTTTTGGTAGTGAAAAATTGTCAATACCAATATTATGTGAAATGCCGAAAATGATAAGGAAAGGAAACTCGAAGCctaacaaacatttttcaaatctaAAACAGCGATGGGAC gtcCCTGCGGTACAATCAATTACCATATCGCCATCATCTCCAAAAGTTGTAACTCAACTTGGTGCTATTAGAAAGCAACTACAAGCTAATACGTTGTTCTTTGATGATACTGACTGA
- the LOC142223154 gene encoding uncharacterized protein LOC142223154 isoform X8, producing MCWMCKKMKMLQSFLIVDDMEQWVSDTFYSYFPGFNNEYQRNNYRHSTLNQKNKSARKKEYQEELIQQIEEKRRSIELLKEKEREQERILTRRLQEQLKTIKLEEQLEMERIKASEFRFKAEQNRHMRKHILTKLENDSKLLEADRKIDKENVRNWNENNVYKYFSNSAKTSLTSPRDELGQSDFFRKEMECFHLSEKICPICDNPLKELRHFCLRCQSIITFPTHISDDEDIATKQQKINIHEFNGSCDAGGCEKSFRRERGSKVFACNKCDRVYDICPQCLKKDDFCSACSIKKKVCMHCRTNLCSFCLGELAVGKNAENHHINEKSNSITEPMFQISANDGADAVGAGTSMPTISENNLSGCYEENSSNHLNAGSRISQQETAHFFTNNIVGPDLISIHQKNSKNALGNIDVMDNFIENDMKKLRQSTDLRLLNYFKNYKDLAHLSHAREYGTTGFGSEKLSIPILCEMPKMIRKGNSKPNKHFSNLKQRWDVPAVQSITISPSSPKVVTQLGAIRKQLQANTLFFDDTD from the exons ATGTGTTGGATgtgcaaaaaaatgaaaatgttgcAGAGTTTTCTCATTGtt GATGATATGGAGCAATGGGTATCGGATACGTTCTACTCTTACTTCCCAGGATTTAACAACGAGTATCAAAGAAATAATTACCGTCATtcaactttaaatcaaaaa AATAAATCGGCAAGAAAAAAGGAATATCAGGAGGAACTTATTCAACAAATAGAGGAGAAAAGACGATCAATTGAGTTGCTTAAAGAAAAGGAGCGTGAACAAGAACGGATACTAACGCG GCGATTACAGGAGCAGCTGAAAACTATTAAGTTGGAAGAACAATTAGAAATGGAAAGAATTAAAGCCTCTGAG tttcgttTTAAAGCTGAGCAAAACCGGCACATGAGGAAGCATATATTGACAAAGCTGGAGAATGACTCAAAGTTATTAGAAGCCGATAGAAAAATAGACAAGGAGAATGTTCGAAATTGGAACGAAAATAACGTCTATAAATATTTCAGTAATTCGGCAAAAACATCATTAACATCACCGCGAGATGAGTTGGGCCAGTCCGATTTCTTCAGAAAGGAAATGGAATGCTTTCACTTGAGCGAGAAAATTTGCCCAATATGTGATAACCCTTTGAAAGAACTTCGACATTTTTGTCTCCGCTGCCAAAGTATAATCACATTTCCTACACATATTTCGGATGACGAAGACATTGCTACAAAAcagcaaaaaataaatatacatgAATTTAACGGTTCATGCGACGCTGGTGGGTGCGAAAAATCATTCAGAAGGGAACGAGGAAGTAAAGTCTTTGCATGTAATAAGTGTGACCGTGTTTACGATATATGCCCCCAATGTTTAAAGAAAGATGATTTCTGCAGTGCTTgtagcattaaaaaaaaagtctgtATGCATTGCCGAACCAATTTGTGCTCATTTTGTTTGGGTGAATTGGCGGTTGGAAAAAATGCAGAAAATCACCACATCAATGAAAAATCGAATTCCATT ACAGAACCTATGTTTCAAATAAGCGCCAATGATGGAGCGGATGCAGTAGGTGCAGGGACATCAATGCCAACAATTTCGGAAAATAATCTAAGCGGATGTTACGAAGAAAACTCATCAAATCATTTAAATGCCGGAAGCAGAATAAGCCAACAGGAAACTGCACACTTTTTTACAAATAACATCGTTGGACCGGATTTAATAAGTATACACCAGAAGAATTCAAAAAACGCTCTTGGAAATATAGATGTTATGgataacttcattgaaaatgacATGAAAAAGCTAAGGCAGAGCACTGACTTACGCcttttgaattattttaaaaactataAAGATTTGGCTCACCTTTCCCATGCACGTGAATATGGGACTACCGGTTTTGGTAGTGAAAAATTGTCAATACCAATATTATGTGAAATGCCGAAAATGATAAGGAAAGGAAACTCGAAGCctaacaaacatttttcaaatctaAAACAGCGATGGGAC gtcCCTGCGGTACAATCAATTACCATATCGCCATCATCTCCAAAAGTTGTAACTCAACTTGGTGCTATTAGAAAGCAACTACAAGCTAATACGTTGTTCTTTGATGATACTGACTGA